The Meiothermus ruber DSM 1279 genome includes the window GGCAGCTCGAGCGTGACTCCAATGTGGTCGATGTGCATATTGCCAACCTGCGCGCCAAGCTGCGCGAAGCCGGTGCTTACGGCTACCTGCGCACCGTGCGCGGGGTGGGCTATGCCCTGCGGCAGCGCGAGGCCGAGTGAGCCGGGGCCCCAGCCCCCCTTTCTCTATGTCCTTCCGCACCCGACTGATCCTGGCCTATACGATCCTGTGGGTGCTGATTCTGGTGCTGACCCTGAGCATCGCCGTCTACAGCATCAACTTCGGCCTGTATGGGCAGGTTGAACGCACCCTCCTGCGTTACGTCAACGAGGTGGCTTTGCTGTACGCCTCAGGGCGCGCTGGGGAGATCAGCCTACCCCGCTCCGGCCCCATCAATGTGAGCTTTTACAGCACAGGCGGGCAACTTCTGATAGCCCCCAGCCCCGATTTTGAGCACATAGTACCCAAACACTTTATTCGTTCGGCCAGCAACACGGCCAAGCCCTACTATGCCCCCAGCTTTATGGCGGCCTACCAGGCCATACCGGGGGCGGTGGTGGTGGTCAGCCAGGACACCCGCTACATCGAGAGCATCTCAGCCACCGTGCGCAATACCCTGATCCAGGGGATGGCTTTTCTATTGCCCTTGGGGGCTCTTTTGATTGTGCTGGCGGCCCGCCTCTCGCTCATTCCCCTGCACCGCGCGGCCTCGGAGGTGGACAAGCGCGGCCCGCGCAACCTCGAGCCCATCCACTACACCGGCCCCAAGGACGACCTGGGGGTGATGGTGGAGAAGGTCAACGACCTGCTGGGCGAGCTGCGCGAGGCCCAGGCACGCGAGCGGGCCTTCCTGGCCGAGGTATCGCACGAGCTGCGCACCCCCCTCACCTCGCTCAATGGCTACCTCGAGCGCCTCAGCCGCAACCCCGGCGATACCGAGATGCTCGAGCGCGCCCGTAAGATTGCAGCCCATACCGTCCGCATGGTGCAGGATCTCCTGGCCCTGGCCCGCGGTGAGGCCGAACGCAGCGTGAACCCACACATCATCAATCTTGGCGACCTGCTGCGGCAGGCGGTGGGCGAGTATCCGGGCGTGGTTCTCAAAATGCCCCGCGAATTTCCCGAGGTGTTAGGCGACCCCGACCGCCTGCTGCAACTGGCCCGTAACCTGATTGCCAACGCGGTGCGGGCTGCTGGAAGTCCGGAGAAAGTACAGGTGCGGGTCTGGATGGTCAAGGAGCCTACCGACAACCCCCCCGACCCCTACGAGTCCGCCGATGAGCTACGCACCACCTCCACCCCCGAGATGAAGCCCCCCAAGCAGCCCTGGGCGGCCTTTGCTGTGGTGGATCGGGGGCCGGGCATCGCCCCCGAGGTGCTCCCGCGCCTGTTCACCCGCTTCGCCCGCGGCCCCGAGGGCGGAACCGGGCTGGGGCTGGCTATCGCCAAGCAGATTGCCGAAGCCCACGGGGGCGAAATTCGCGTAGCCAGCCGGCCTGGCGAGACCCGTTTTACCGTGTTCCTGCCACTGCTGGCCGAAGAAGAGTAGTTTTTGTTTGCATCCCTTCGCAAACTTTCGTATTCTTTCGCTATGCCCTCCCTCGAAGCCACCTTCCGACATCAAGACATCCTGGAGATGCTCCGCCGGGATGGACGGGTCAAGGTACGCAAGCTGGCCCAGCATTTCGGTGTTTCTACGGTCACCATCCGCACCGACCTGGAATACCTGGAACAGCAGGGGGCGCTGCGGCGCACGCGGGGGGGCGCCGTACCCGCCGAGATCAAGCGCTTCGAGCTGCCCCTGGAGGAAACCCGCCAGGTGCACGCCAGAGAAAAAGAAAGCATCGGTAGTTACGCAGCCAGCCTGGTGCGCGACGGCGAGACAATTATTGTGGACGTGGGCAGCACCACCACCGAGCTGGCCAAAGCCCTCCCGCCCTCTTTGAAGAACGTGGTGGTCATTACCAGTGCGCTCAACATCGCCTTGCTGCTGGAGTCGCACCCCGGCGTCACCGTCATCGTCACAGGCGGTACGCTACGGCCTTTGCAGCACTCGCTGGTCAACCCCTACGGCACCCTGCTGTTGCGGGAGATCAACGCCGACAAAGCCTTTATCGGCTGCAACGGGGTGCACCCCGACAAAGGCTTCACCAACACCAACCTGCAAGAGGCCGAGATTAAGCGGGCCATGATCGAGGCCGCCCGTGAGATTATCGTGTTGGCCGACCACAGCAAGCTCATGCAGATCGCCGCCGCCCGCATCGGGCCGCTGGAAATAGCCCACCTGCTCGTCACCGACCGCAAGGCTAAAAAAGAAGACCTCGAGCTCCTGCGGCAGCGGGGGCTCGAGGTTGCGGTAGCACGGCAGCCCTAAAGCAAGGGGCTTTTTTCGAAAACTTTCGTAAGTGTTCATAACTATTGACAAGCTCCGGGCCCCACCCTTAGACTCCGCTTGAACCTTGACGGGGAAAAAGCTTCTTGCATGTCTAAATGCGGCTTTTTCATGAAGTACGGCCCCGAAAAGGCTGGTGTCTAAGGAGGGATACATGAAACGTCTACTGGTTCTAGGAACGGCCCTGGCCCTCACGCTGGCCTCGGCCCAGTCCATACAGGGGAACCCCAACCTGCGCGGCGAGATCACCGTGTGGAGCTGGGACATCGCGGCCAAAGCCCTACAGGCCAACATCCCCGGCTTCAACAAACTCTTCCCCAACGTTAAGGTCAACGTGGTGGATCTCGGCAACCAGGCCACCTACGACCGCGGCCTGGCCGGCTGTGCTGCCGGCGGGGGCGACCTGCCCGACGTCTACTCCGTTGAGAACAACGAGGCTGAGGTGTTCTGGGCCCGCTTCCCCAACTGCTTCACCGACCTCAACACCCTGCAGCCCGCCGCCTCCACCCTGCGCAACCAGTTCCCCGCCTTCAAGTGGACCGAGCTCACCGTGGGCAACAAGGTCTTCGCCATGCCCTGGGACTCTGGCCCGGTGGTCATGTTCTACCGGCGCGACATCTACAGCCAGGCGGGTGTCAACCCAGCCACCATCCGCACCTGGGACGACTTCATCGCCGCAGGCCGCCGCATCGCCCAGGCCACCAACAACCGCGTCAAGGTAGGGGTGATTGCCAACGGCCAGGACGACGAGTGGTTCCGTATGCTGGCCAACCAGAACGGCTGCTTCTACTTCAACAACGAGGCCAACGCCGTCACGGTGAACCAGCCCGGCTGTGTAACCGCGCTCGAGACCGTCAAGAAGCTGATTGACGCCGGTATCGTGATGCAAGGCGGCTGGAACGAGCAGATTCAGGCCTTCAAGGCCGGCACCGTAGCCACCAGCATGTTCGGGGCCTGGTACGAAGGCACCATCCGCTCCAACGCCCCCGAGCAGAGCGGTAAGTGGGGCGTGTACCCGATGCCCGCCTCCCGCCCCGGTGGGGTGCGCGCTGCCAACCTGGGCGGCTCAGCCCTGGCCATTCCTGCCTCCTCGCGCAACAAGGAAGCCGCCTGGGCTTTCGTCCGCTATGCCCTGGGTACTACCGAAGGCCAGGTGACCATGCTCAAGGAATTCGGCCTGGTGCCCTCGCTGCTGGCCGCCACCCGCGACCCCTACGTGGCCCAGCCTCAGCCCTACTGGGGCAACCAGCGCATCTGGCAGGTGATCCTGGGCACCCTGGGCAACGTGCCGGCGGCTCGCGGCACCCAGTTCTTCCAGGAAGCCCGCGCCATTATGGTCAAGACCCAGGCTGACTACGTCGCTGGGCGTTTCCCAAGCGCCAAGGCCGCCCTCGACGCTGCCGCCCAGCAGATCTCGCAGGCCACCGGTCTGCCCATCGCACGCTAAAACCACTTTGGGGGTGGGGGCCGCCCCACCCCCTCGCTTTTACAACAGTAGAATCGCTTTGGAGCCTCCCGTGAGGTGCAATATACCCAGACTTTTGACCTGGAGGACGCGTGAAACGTAGCGCGACCCCCTACCTTTTTCTGCTGCCCTACCTGGCAATTTTCGCTTTGTTCTGGGCCTGGCCCATCCTCGAGTCGCTGCTTTTGTCGTTCCAGAACACCCGGGTCTCCCCCCCGGTTTGGAACCTGAGCATCAACTGGGGCCGCATCCTGGGCGATGCTGCCTTTTGGGACGCCCTGCGCAACACAGTTTTGATTCTGGTAATCCAGGTGCCCCTGATGCTGGCCCTGGCTACCGCGCTGGCCGTTGCGCTGAACTCGCAACTGCTGCGGGCCAAGGGCTTTTTTCGCTTTGCTTTCTTTGCGCCGGTGGTGGTGGGGGCGGTGGCCTACTCGGCGGTGTTCCGCCTGCTTTTTAACCAGAACGGCGCCGTGAACGCCGCTTTAGGCACCCAGATTAACTGGATTTTCGACCCCGTGGGGGCCATGGCGGTCATCATCATCACCCTGACCTGGCGCTGGACCGGCTACAACGCCATCATCATCCTGGCCGGCCTGCAAAGCATCCCCAAGGATCTCTACGAGGCCGCCGAGATAGACGGGGCTAGCCCCTGGCAGCAGTTCTGGCGCATCACCGTACCCAGCCTGCGCCCGGTTTTGCTGTTTTGTCTGGTGCTCTCCATTATCGGAACCCTGCAGCTCTTCACCGAGCCCTGGCTCATCACCAACGGCGGCCCCGGCACCGCCACCACCACCCTGGGGGTCTACCTCTACCGCCAGGGCTTCCAGAACATCAACTTCGGCTACGCCTCCACCATCGCCTACGCCATCACCCTGCTGGCGTTGGTCTTCTCCATCATCCAGCTTCGGCTGTTCGGGAGGGAATCGTGAAGCGGCGGCTCTGGTGGCGCAGCTTCTGGCTGCACCTGTTCCTGACCCCCCTGGCCCTTCTGTGGCTGGCCCCTTTGTGGCTGATGTTCGTCTTCTCGACCCACCCCGAGATCGCCATCTTCAGCACCCCCACCCCCATCCTGCCGGGCAACCAGTTTGCCGCCAACCTGCAAAGCCTGCAGGCCGACACCAACTTCCTGCGCGCTCTGTTCAACAGCGTGATGGTGGCCGGCATCTACACGGTGCTCTCGATCTTCCTGACCAGCCTGGCCGGGTATGCCTTTGCGCGTTTTGAGTTCTGGGGCAAGGGCCTGCTGTTCTCCCTGGTGATTGCCACCCTGACCATCCCCTACTTTGCGGTGGTGATCCCCCAGTTCATCCTGGTGGCCCGCGAGGCCAAAACCCTGCTGGCAATTCTGATTGGGATGGCGGTGTTTGGCGGTATCGCAGCCCTGCTGGCCTGGCTCCGCTTCTCGCCCGCGCTCGGGCGGGTGCTGTGGGTGGGGTATGCGGTGGCGGCCCTGGCCTACCTCTTCCTGGGGGTGCCGGCCCTGCGCGAGGCCATGACCTTCGACTTCCGCCTCACCAACACCTGGTGGGCGGTGATTCTGCCCTCGCTGGCCAACAGCCTGGGGGTGTTTTTCATGCGGCAGAACTTCCTGAGCCTGCCGGCAAGCCTGCTCGAGGCCGCCCGTATCGATGGGGCCGGGGAGTTCCGCATCTTCTTCCGGATCGCCGTGCCGCTGGTGCTCCCGGCCATGGCCGCCCTGGCCATCATCCTCTTTTTGGCTTCCTGGAACGACTATCTGTGGCCTTTGCTGGTGCTCTCGGATCGGGAGATGCAGACCGCCCCGGTGGCGCTGGGCTCGCTGATTGGGCTCACGCGGGTCTCGTGGGGGGGCATCATGGTGGGGGCGGTCATGACCACCCTGCCCTTCCTGGTTCTGTTCTTGTTTTTGCAGCGCTACTTTATTGCGGGCATTACCGCGGGAGGGGTGAAGGATTAACTGTGAACCCCATCCGAAGCCCATCTACCCTATGGCTTTTCCCCTGGAGCAAGCCAACCTCATACCCCATCGCTGGACTCAGCTAGTGGATATCTGATCCGGCAGACGCTTTGCCGGATCACCCCCCCTTCTCTACCCTCGAGCATATGTTAGGTGTCTGCTACTACCCCGAACACTGGCCCCGCGAACGCTGGGCCGAGGATGCCCGGCGCATGCGCGCGCTGGGCCTGACCTACGTGCGCATTGGCGAGTTTGCCTGGAGCGCCATAGAACCCGACCCGGGCCGCTTTACCTGGGACTGGCTGGATGCGGCCATCGAGACCCTGGGCGAAGCTGGTCTCAAGGTGGTGCTGGGCACCCCCACCGCCACCCCCCCCAAGTGGCTCATCGACCAGCACCCCGACATCCTGGCCTACGATATCCAGGGCCGGCCCCGCAAGTTTGGCTCGCGCCGGCACTACAGCTTCAGCAGCCGGGTTTACCTCGAGGAGGCCCGCCGCATCGTAACCCTGCTGGCCCAGCGCTACGGCCCCAACCCCTTTGTGGCCGGCTGGCAGACCGATAACGAGTACGGCTGCCACGACACCACTCGCAGCTACGGCCCCGAAGACCTGCGGGCCTTCCGGCTGTGGCTACAGGCCCGCTACGGCAGCATCGAGGCCCTCAATCAGGCCTGGGGCAACGTCTTCTGGAGCATGACCTACCGGGCTTTTGGCGAGATCGACCTGCCCAACCAAACCGTTACCGAGGCCAACCCCGCGCACTGGCTGGATTTTTACCGCTTTAGCTCGGATCAGGTGGCCGCTTTTAATCGCATGCAGGCCGAAATCCTGCGGCAGTATGCTCCCGAGAAGTTCATTGTGCACAACTTCATGGGCTACACCCCGGACTTCGACCACTTCAAGCTGGCCCAGGATCTTGATATAGCCGGCTGGGACAGCTACCCCCTGGGCTTTACCGATATGGACGTGCTGCCCTGCACAGCGGAGGAAAAGCTCCGCTACGCCCACACCGGCCACCCCGATATGGCCGCCTTCCACCACGACCTCTACCGCGGGGTCAAGCCGCGCTGGTGGGTCATGGAGCAGCAGCCGGGGCCGGTCAACTGGGCCCACCACAACCCCTCCCCGGCCCCCGGCATGGTGCGGCTGTGGACCTGGGAGGCCCTGGCCCATGGTGCCGAGGTGGTGAGCTACTTCCGCTGGCGGCAGTTTCCCCAGGCCCAGGAGCAGTTCCACGCCGGACTCAACCGGCCCGATTTCGAGCCCGACCTGGGCTTCTTCGAGGCCCAGCAGGTGGCCCAGGAGCTCAGCCGACTGTCCCTGCCCCAAAGCAGCCCAGCCCCTGTGGCCCTGGTCTTCGACTACGAGGCCGACTGGGTTTTCCGCATCCAGCCGCAGGGCCAGGAGTTTGTGTACCGCGACCTGGTCTGGCACTTCTATCAGGCCCTGCGCAGCCTGGGGCTGGACGTGGATGTGGTGCCCCCGGGGGCCGACCTGCACCCCTACCGGCTGGTGGTGGTGCCCAGCCTGCCCATCCTGCGCAAAGCGGCCTTGCAGGCCTTCAAAGAGGCACCTGGCGCGGTGGTGTTTGGGCCGCGCACTGGCTCCAAAACCGAGGCCCTGGGCATACCGGCCCAGCTACCCCCCGGCGCTTTGCAGGCGCTGCTGCCCCTCAAGGTAACCCGGGTGGAAAGCTGGCGCCCCGGCTTGAGCGAAACCCTCACCTGGCAGGGCCAGTCCTGGCCGGTGGGGGTCTGGAAGGAGTGGATCGAGTCCAGCCTCACCCCGGTCGCCACCTTTGCCGATGGCAGGGGGGCCATCTACCAGCACCACCACCGGCACTACCTGGCCTTCTGGCCGGGCCGGGAGTTTCTGCAAAGCTATCTGGCCGAGGTGGCCCAGAGCCTGGGCTTGCCAATCCAACCCCTGCCCGAGGGCTTGCGCATGCGGCGGCGGGGGCCCTGGGTGTTCGCCTTCAACTACACCGACCGGCCCCAGACCGCCCCAACCCCCCAGGGCGCCCGGTTCGTTTTGGGTGGCCCCACCGTGGCCCCCTATGATTTGAGCATCTGGGTTGAGGAGTGACGCCGTGCAGATTCAGGGCTATGAGTTCAGCATCAGCGCGGGGCGGCTCGAGGAAACCCTGGGCGGCTACCTGCTGAGCGGCAAAACCGTGCAGATCGGGCACCCCTTTGGGCGCACGCTCTACTTCAAGCACGGCTGGCAGAGCTGGAGCGAGGCCGGCTGGGTGAGCCTGAAAGAGAGCCCCAAACCCATCCTGCCCCCCGAGCGCCGCCCCCAGTGCGACGACCCAGCCTACGCCCTCTCACCTGTACACGGCGGCAGCGGCCTGGGGGGCCTCGAGGGCCACGACGGGCGGATGCTCTTCCTGGGGGCTCTGCGTCCGGGGGCGCGCATCGAGGCTGACCGCCTGAGCCTCAAGGGCTCGAGCGACCACGAGACCCAGTGGTTTCTGGCCTACGGCGAACAGCAGCAGGTGCTGGCCCGCTACACCGAACTGCTGGCTAACACCCTGGGGATCCGGGGCCAGCCGCCCGCCCCCCGGGTCTGGTGTAGCTGGTACAGCTATTACAGCGATATCTCAGAAAGCAAGATGCTGCAGACCATCGCCGCTTTGCAGGGCCTGCCCTTTGAGGTGTTCCAGCTCGACGATGGCTGGCAGCAAAACATGGGCGACTGGGAGCCCAACCACAAGTTCCCCTCGGGCATGAGCGCTATCGCCCTGCGGGCCCAGAGCCAGGGCCTGACCCCCGGCCTCTGGCTGGCCCCCTTTATTGCCCGGCCCAGCTCCAACCTGTTCAAGGAGCACCCCGACTGGTTCTTGCGCGACGAGCAGGGCGAGCTGGTTCTGGCGGGCACCAACTGGGGCGGCTACTACGCGCTGGACGTGACCCTGCCAGCAGTGCAAGACTGGCTGCAGCGCCTGATCCAGAAGGTGCGGGGCTGGGGCTACCGCTACTTAAAGCTGGACTTCCTGTTTGCAGCGGCCCTGCCCGGTCAAAGGCATAGCGGAGCCTCGAGGGAAGAGGCCTACCGCGAAGCGCTCCGTCTCATCCGCGAGGCCGCCGGTGACGACGTGTACATTCTGGCCTGCGGGGCCCCCATCCTCGCCTCGCTGGGCTTGGTGGACGGGCTGCGCATTGGGCCGGACGTGGCCCCTTACTGGGACAACGAAGACCGGCGGGTGTACCTGCACGACCCCACCGGCCCCGCGGCCTACAACGCCCTGCGCACCAGCCTGCACCGCCTCTGGCTGAAGCCGCTGGTGCACACCGACCCCGACGTGGCCTACTTCCGCACCCGCTACAACCTGCTCACCCCGGCCCAGCGCGTGGTGTTGCAAGACCTGGCCCTGGTCGCGGGCTTCAAGGCCACCTCCGACCCCCCCGAGTGGCTGGACGGCGATGAGCGGGAAGGGCTCAAGGAGTGGCTCGAGGCCAGCCCCTCCATCCTCCAGACCGGCCCCTACACCTTCAAAATTGGCGAGCGGGAGGTGGATTTCTCGAGCTGGCTGGAGATCTGACCCCGCCTGGCCCTGCGCATCCTAGAACAACAACTCGAGGAGACCATGCATAAACGTGTATATGCCAAAAAAGACGGCCGGATGCTCTACCTGTACGGCCTGAAGCCCCACACCCTGCCGGCGCTCGAGGAGGGCGAAAACACCGGCCAGGCCCAGTCCCACGCCCGCTGGCACCCCCTGCGGCAGGAGTGGGTGGTGTTTGCCGCCAGCCGCCAGGGGCGCACCTTCCTGCCCCCCAAGGAGTACGACCCCCTGGCCCCCAGCAAACCCGGCGGCTTCCCCACCGAGATCCCCTTCGAAGACTTTGAGATCGCCGTCTTCCAGAACCGCTGGCCCTCCCTCTCCCCCCACGCCGGGGCGCCGCCCGAAGGCCTGGTCATCCCCACCCGCGACGCCCAGGGTGACTGCGAGGTGGTGGTGTACACCCCCGAGCACAGCGGCAGCCTGGCCTCCTTAAGCCCCGAGCGGCGCGAGCTGCTGGTGCGGGTCTGGGCCGACCGCTACCGCGAGCTGTACGCCCGCCCCCAGATCCAGTACGTGATGCCCTTCGAGAACCGGGGCGAGCAGATGGGGGTCACGCTGCACCACCCCCATGGGCAAATTTACGCCTACCCCTGGATTCCCCCCATTTTGCAAAAGGAGCTCGAGGCCTTCCAGAAAAGCCCGGTGCTGCTCAACCTGCTGCCCCACCTGGGGCCCTACACGGTGCTGGAAGATGCACACGTGCTGGCCTGCATTCCGCCTTTTGCCCGCTACCCCTACGAGGTGCTGGTCTTTCCCAAGCAGTTCCGCCCCGGCCTGTGGGCTTTCACCGAGGAGGAAATAAGCAGTTTTGCCAGGGTGTTGGGCCAGGTGGTGCAAAAGCTGGATAACCTGTTCCACAAGCCCATGCCCTACGTGATGGCCCTGCACGCCGCCCCCAAAGGCGCTGAGGAGGTCTTCCACTTCCACGTGGAGTTCTACCCGGCCCTGCGCACCGCCGACAAGCTCAAGTACCTGGCTGGCACCGAGCTGGCCGCCGGCACCTTTGCCATGGATGCCCTGCCCGAGGAGACCGCGCGGGTGCTGCGCGAGGTGGCGATCTGAGTGCGGCCCCTGGCCTACCCTGGATTTTTTATGAGTGTGCGTAACACGAAAGCGGTAGCCTGAAGTATGAACGCTTTTGCGCTCACCCGACTGCGGGCCTGGATGGAAGGCCAGGGTTTTGCGCGCTTTTTTGTGCAGCAGCCCGAGAACTTCGCCTGGCTCACCGGCGGTGGCGACAACACCGTGGTCACTTTTCGTCCGGTAGCAGCCTGGCTCGAGATCACCCCCGACGGCGTGCGGCTCCACGCCTCACAGATCGAGGCCGGGCGG containing:
- a CDS encoding ABC transporter substrate-binding protein gives rise to the protein MKRLLVLGTALALTLASAQSIQGNPNLRGEITVWSWDIAAKALQANIPGFNKLFPNVKVNVVDLGNQATYDRGLAGCAAGGGDLPDVYSVENNEAEVFWARFPNCFTDLNTLQPAASTLRNQFPAFKWTELTVGNKVFAMPWDSGPVVMFYRRDIYSQAGVNPATIRTWDDFIAAGRRIAQATNNRVKVGVIANGQDDEWFRMLANQNGCFYFNNEANAVTVNQPGCVTALETVKKLIDAGIVMQGGWNEQIQAFKAGTVATSMFGAWYEGTIRSNAPEQSGKWGVYPMPASRPGGVRAANLGGSALAIPASSRNKEAAWAFVRYALGTTEGQVTMLKEFGLVPSLLAATRDPYVAQPQPYWGNQRIWQVILGTLGNVPAARGTQFFQEARAIMVKTQADYVAGRFPSAKAALDAAAQQISQATGLPIAR
- a CDS encoding carbohydrate ABC transporter permease, translating into MKRSATPYLFLLPYLAIFALFWAWPILESLLLSFQNTRVSPPVWNLSINWGRILGDAAFWDALRNTVLILVIQVPLMLALATALAVALNSQLLRAKGFFRFAFFAPVVVGAVAYSAVFRLLFNQNGAVNAALGTQINWIFDPVGAMAVIIITLTWRWTGYNAIIILAGLQSIPKDLYEAAEIDGASPWQQFWRITVPSLRPVLLFCLVLSIIGTLQLFTEPWLITNGGPGTATTTLGVYLYRQGFQNINFGYASTIAYAITLLALVFSIIQLRLFGRES
- a CDS encoding beta-galactosidase is translated as MLGVCYYPEHWPRERWAEDARRMRALGLTYVRIGEFAWSAIEPDPGRFTWDWLDAAIETLGEAGLKVVLGTPTATPPKWLIDQHPDILAYDIQGRPRKFGSRRHYSFSSRVYLEEARRIVTLLAQRYGPNPFVAGWQTDNEYGCHDTTRSYGPEDLRAFRLWLQARYGSIEALNQAWGNVFWSMTYRAFGEIDLPNQTVTEANPAHWLDFYRFSSDQVAAFNRMQAEILRQYAPEKFIVHNFMGYTPDFDHFKLAQDLDIAGWDSYPLGFTDMDVLPCTAEEKLRYAHTGHPDMAAFHHDLYRGVKPRWWVMEQQPGPVNWAHHNPSPAPGMVRLWTWEALAHGAEVVSYFRWRQFPQAQEQFHAGLNRPDFEPDLGFFEAQQVAQELSRLSLPQSSPAPVALVFDYEADWVFRIQPQGQEFVYRDLVWHFYQALRSLGLDVDVVPPGADLHPYRLVVVPSLPILRKAALQAFKEAPGAVVFGPRTGSKTEALGIPAQLPPGALQALLPLKVTRVESWRPGLSETLTWQGQSWPVGVWKEWIESSLTPVATFADGRGAIYQHHHRHYLAFWPGREFLQSYLAEVAQSLGLPIQPLPEGLRMRRRGPWVFAFNYTDRPQTAPTPQGARFVLGGPTVAPYDLSIWVEE
- a CDS encoding glycoside hydrolase family 36 protein yields the protein MQIQGYEFSISAGRLEETLGGYLLSGKTVQIGHPFGRTLYFKHGWQSWSEAGWVSLKESPKPILPPERRPQCDDPAYALSPVHGGSGLGGLEGHDGRMLFLGALRPGARIEADRLSLKGSSDHETQWFLAYGEQQQVLARYTELLANTLGIRGQPPAPRVWCSWYSYYSDISESKMLQTIAALQGLPFEVFQLDDGWQQNMGDWEPNHKFPSGMSAIALRAQSQGLTPGLWLAPFIARPSSNLFKEHPDWFLRDEQGELVLAGTNWGGYYALDVTLPAVQDWLQRLIQKVRGWGYRYLKLDFLFAAALPGQRHSGASREEAYREALRLIREAAGDDVYILACGAPILASLGLVDGLRIGPDVAPYWDNEDRRVYLHDPTGPAAYNALRTSLHRLWLKPLVHTDPDVAYFRTRYNLLTPAQRVVLQDLALVAGFKATSDPPEWLDGDEREGLKEWLEASPSILQTGPYTFKIGEREVDFSSWLEI
- a CDS encoding sensor histidine kinase, with protein sequence MSFRTRLILAYTILWVLILVLTLSIAVYSINFGLYGQVERTLLRYVNEVALLYASGRAGEISLPRSGPINVSFYSTGGQLLIAPSPDFEHIVPKHFIRSASNTAKPYYAPSFMAAYQAIPGAVVVVSQDTRYIESISATVRNTLIQGMAFLLPLGALLIVLAARLSLIPLHRAASEVDKRGPRNLEPIHYTGPKDDLGVMVEKVNDLLGELREAQARERAFLAEVSHELRTPLTSLNGYLERLSRNPGDTEMLERARKIAAHTVRMVQDLLALARGEAERSVNPHIINLGDLLRQAVGEYPGVVLKMPREFPEVLGDPDRLLQLARNLIANAVRAAGSPEKVQVRVWMVKEPTDNPPDPYESADELRTTSTPEMKPPKQPWAAFAVVDRGPGIAPEVLPRLFTRFARGPEGGTGLGLAIAKQIAEAHGGEIRVASRPGETRFTVFLPLLAEEE
- the galT gene encoding galactose-1-phosphate uridylyltransferase, translating into MHKRVYAKKDGRMLYLYGLKPHTLPALEEGENTGQAQSHARWHPLRQEWVVFAASRQGRTFLPPKEYDPLAPSKPGGFPTEIPFEDFEIAVFQNRWPSLSPHAGAPPEGLVIPTRDAQGDCEVVVYTPEHSGSLASLSPERRELLVRVWADRYRELYARPQIQYVMPFENRGEQMGVTLHHPHGQIYAYPWIPPILQKELEAFQKSPVLLNLLPHLGPYTVLEDAHVLACIPPFARYPYEVLVFPKQFRPGLWAFTEEEISSFARVLGQVVQKLDNLFHKPMPYVMALHAAPKGAEEVFHFHVEFYPALRTADKLKYLAGTELAAGTFAMDALPEETARVLREVAI
- a CDS encoding DeoR/GlpR family DNA-binding transcription regulator — encoded protein: MPSLEATFRHQDILEMLRRDGRVKVRKLAQHFGVSTVTIRTDLEYLEQQGALRRTRGGAVPAEIKRFELPLEETRQVHAREKESIGSYAASLVRDGETIIVDVGSTTTELAKALPPSLKNVVVITSALNIALLLESHPGVTVIVTGGTLRPLQHSLVNPYGTLLLREINADKAFIGCNGVHPDKGFTNTNLQEAEIKRAMIEAAREIIVLADHSKLMQIAAARIGPLEIAHLLVTDRKAKKEDLELLRQRGLEVAVARQP
- a CDS encoding carbohydrate ABC transporter permease, with amino-acid sequence MKRRLWWRSFWLHLFLTPLALLWLAPLWLMFVFSTHPEIAIFSTPTPILPGNQFAANLQSLQADTNFLRALFNSVMVAGIYTVLSIFLTSLAGYAFARFEFWGKGLLFSLVIATLTIPYFAVVIPQFILVAREAKTLLAILIGMAVFGGIAALLAWLRFSPALGRVLWVGYAVAALAYLFLGVPALREAMTFDFRLTNTWWAVILPSLANSLGVFFMRQNFLSLPASLLEAARIDGAGEFRIFFRIAVPLVLPAMAALAIILFLASWNDYLWPLLVLSDREMQTAPVALGSLIGLTRVSWGGIMVGAVMTTLPFLVLFLFLQRYFIAGITAGGVKD